Proteins encoded in a region of the Longimicrobiales bacterium genome:
- a CDS encoding methyltransferase domain-containing protein, with product MSDVREVVRERYGQAALRVVQEQAKGSCCGTGGSCGTTDPITRDLYDSVTTATLPEAAVLASLGCGNPTALAELNAGEVVLDLGSGGGIDVLLSAKRVGPTGKAYGLDMTDEMLALAR from the coding sequence ATGAGCGACGTGCGGGAGGTAGTGAGGGAGCGATACGGGCAGGCGGCGCTCCGGGTCGTGCAGGAACAGGCGAAGGGATCGTGCTGCGGGACGGGCGGGAGCTGCGGCACGACGGATCCGATCACGCGCGATCTGTACGACTCCGTGACGACGGCGACGCTGCCGGAAGCGGCCGTCCTCGCGTCACTCGGCTGCGGCAACCCGACGGCCCTGGCCGAGCTGAACGCCGGCGAGGTGGTGCTGGACCTGGGGAGTGGCGGCGGGATCGACGTGCTGCTGTCGGCGAAGCGGGTGGGCCCGACGGGCAAGGCGTACGGCCTGGACATGACGGACGAGATGCTGGCGCTGGCGCG